The Emcibacter nanhaiensis genome has a window encoding:
- a CDS encoding response regulator, protein MKSCLVVDDSKVIRKVARRILEELSFEVVEAVDGQDALDACKREMPDVVLLDWNMPVMNGLDYLKALRSTEGGDGPVVVFCTTENDMSHISAAISAGADEYIMKPFDREIIESKFSQVGLI, encoded by the coding sequence ATGAAATCCTGTCTTGTTGTGGATGACTCAAAAGTCATCAGGAAGGTAGCAAGGAGAATCCTGGAAGAGCTCAGCTTCGAAGTAGTCGAAGCCGTGGATGGACAGGATGCGCTTGACGCATGCAAAAGGGAAATGCCGGATGTTGTCCTGCTGGACTGGAATATGCCGGTAATGAACGGTCTCGACTATCTGAAGGCGCTCAGAAGCACCGAGGGTGGCGACGGACCGGTTGTGGTTTTCTGCACAACGGAAAACGACATGAGCCATATCAGCGCTGCAATTTCTGCCGGTGCCGACGAATATATTATGAAACCCTTTGACCGCGAAATTATTGAATCAAAATTTTCCCAGGTAGGTCTAATTTAA
- a CDS encoding chemotaxis protein CheW: MDDLLNEFLTETAESIDVVDVELVTLEQDPNNKSVLDNIFRLVHTIKGTCGFLGLPRLESVAHAAENVLGKFRDGEIQVTPDAVTLILASLDRIKEILAGLEATEEEPAGDDSEIISQLNAMASGEAAPAAPVAEVAPEPEPEPEIVSSIGKVPGEVSLEELEAAFQAAPGPDDLDPEEEVAEAPAEEPAPVEETVAVEAPAQEAAAAKGKAGNEPSVATQSIRVNVHLLEDLMNMVSELVLTRNQLMQILRRSGDTEFSIPLQRLSQCTTELQEGVMKTRMQPIGNAWAKLPRIIRDLQVELGKKIDLQMLGADTELDRQVLELIKDPLTHMVRNSADHGIEMPEARKASGKKETGTIRLNAFHEGGHIIIDITDDGAGLAVDKLKAKALKNELATEAELAEMSDQQIQKFIFHPGFSTAEKVTSVSGRGVGMDVVRSNIEKIGGTIDLKSIEGKGTSFSIKIPLTLAIVSALIVKSREERFAIPQISVLELVRTSDDSEHRIEYINDTPVLRLRDRLLPLVYLEKILGVNGQDGEEDAERKEDFIVITQVGAFTFGIVVDQVFDTEEIVVKPVAPILRDLNIYSGNTILGDGSVIMILDPNGIASETGDALSDLSDNDTAQDDSVSVANVFNEKEAILLFRAGDDVQRAVPLSLVARLEEVDAENIESSDGKPVVQYRGQLMPLVKPFDNMQIKESGRQAVLVFSDGDRTMGLTVDEIVDILEDRIDVELSSKMPGQIGTAVINGKATEVIDVAFYIEKAFGKVGGAGTTEKARDRQHILLVDDSPFFLNMIRPLLSAAGYHITAVSTASEALTLRDKGMNYDVIISDIEMPEIDGFSFAEQVRKDGAWQDTPLVALSSRSTPQDFERGREVGFNDYVTKLDREMLLETINQQIGNKVTAA, encoded by the coding sequence ATGGATGATCTGTTAAACGAGTTTCTGACGGAAACAGCTGAGAGCATTGATGTTGTTGACGTCGAACTGGTCACCCTCGAGCAGGACCCGAACAATAAATCCGTGCTGGATAATATTTTCCGGCTTGTACACACAATCAAAGGAACCTGCGGTTTTCTGGGCCTGCCACGGCTTGAATCTGTGGCCCACGCCGCTGAAAACGTTCTTGGTAAATTCCGCGACGGCGAAATTCAGGTAACGCCGGATGCGGTTACCCTGATTCTGGCCTCTCTCGACCGAATTAAGGAAATTCTGGCCGGACTGGAAGCCACCGAGGAAGAACCGGCCGGGGATGACAGCGAAATTATTTCTCAGCTGAACGCCATGGCCTCGGGCGAGGCAGCGCCGGCCGCTCCGGTAGCGGAAGTAGCCCCCGAGCCCGAGCCGGAACCCGAAATTGTCTCCTCCATCGGCAAAGTGCCGGGCGAGGTTTCCCTGGAAGAACTGGAAGCCGCTTTCCAGGCTGCCCCCGGTCCAGATGACCTGGATCCTGAGGAGGAAGTTGCCGAGGCGCCTGCGGAAGAACCCGCTCCGGTAGAAGAAACGGTTGCTGTCGAGGCTCCGGCCCAGGAAGCTGCTGCTGCCAAAGGCAAGGCTGGCAACGAACCGAGCGTGGCCACACAGAGCATCCGCGTGAATGTGCACCTGCTTGAAGACCTTATGAATATGGTCAGTGAGCTGGTTCTGACCAGGAACCAGCTGATGCAGATCCTGCGTCGTTCCGGGGATACTGAATTTTCCATCCCGCTGCAGCGTCTGAGCCAGTGCACCACCGAACTGCAGGAAGGGGTCATGAAAACCCGCATGCAGCCGATCGGCAATGCCTGGGCCAAACTGCCCCGCATCATCCGCGACCTGCAGGTGGAACTGGGTAAGAAAATCGACCTGCAGATGCTGGGCGCCGATACCGAGCTGGACCGTCAGGTACTTGAACTGATCAAGGATCCGCTGACCCATATGGTCCGCAACTCCGCCGACCACGGCATCGAAATGCCGGAAGCCCGTAAAGCCAGCGGCAAAAAAGAAACCGGTACTATCCGCCTCAATGCCTTCCATGAAGGTGGTCATATTATTATCGACATTACCGATGACGGTGCCGGTCTCGCGGTTGACAAACTGAAGGCCAAGGCGCTGAAAAACGAGCTGGCCACGGAGGCCGAACTGGCTGAAATGTCCGACCAGCAGATCCAGAAATTCATTTTCCACCCGGGTTTCTCCACAGCGGAGAAAGTCACCAGCGTCTCCGGGCGCGGCGTGGGTATGGATGTGGTCCGCAGCAATATTGAGAAAATCGGCGGTACCATTGACCTGAAATCCATTGAAGGCAAGGGAACCAGCTTCTCCATCAAGATTCCGCTGACCCTGGCCATCGTGTCCGCCCTGATCGTTAAATCTCGGGAAGAGCGTTTCGCCATTCCGCAGATCAGCGTTCTCGAACTGGTGCGGACTTCCGATGATTCAGAACACCGCATTGAATATATTAATGATACGCCGGTTCTGCGCCTGCGCGATCGTCTCCTGCCGCTTGTCTATCTGGAGAAAATCCTTGGCGTCAATGGCCAGGACGGCGAGGAAGATGCCGAGAGAAAAGAAGACTTTATCGTGATCACCCAGGTTGGCGCCTTTACCTTCGGTATTGTGGTCGACCAGGTCTTCGATACGGAAGAAATTGTGGTGAAACCGGTGGCGCCGATCCTGCGCGACCTGAATATCTACTCCGGGAATACCATTCTGGGTGACGGCAGCGTGATCATGATCCTGGATCCGAACGGTATTGCTTCCGAAACAGGCGACGCCCTGTCCGATCTGTCCGACAATGACACGGCCCAGGATGACAGTGTCTCCGTTGCCAATGTCTTCAACGAGAAAGAAGCCATCCTGCTGTTCCGCGCCGGCGATGACGTACAGCGGGCTGTGCCCCTGTCCCTGGTTGCCCGCCTTGAAGAGGTCGATGCAGAAAATATCGAATCCTCCGACGGCAAGCCGGTTGTCCAGTATCGCGGACAGCTGATGCCGCTGGTCAAGCCTTTCGACAATATGCAGATCAAGGAAAGTGGCCGTCAGGCGGTACTGGTCTTCTCTGACGGTGACCGGACCATGGGGCTGACCGTAGACGAGATCGTCGATATTCTGGAAGACCGTATTGATGTGGAACTGTCTTCCAAGATGCCGGGTCAGATCGGTACCGCGGTCATCAACGGCAAGGCCACAGAAGTTATTGATGTGGCGTTCTATATCGAGAAGGCCTTCGGCAAGGTCGGAGGCGCCGGTACAACGGAAAAAGCCAGGGATCGCCAGCACATCCTGCTGGTCGATGACAGTCCTTTCTTCCTGAATATGATCCGCCCGCTGCTGAGCGCCGCCGGATATCATATCACAGCGGTCAGCACGGCGTCAGAAGCCCTGACCCTGAGGGACAAGGGAATGAACTATGATGTGATTATCAGCGATATTGAAATGCCTGAAATCGACGGCTTCTCCTTTGCCGAACAGGTTCGCAAGGATGGGGCATGGCAGGATACCCCGCTGGTGGCCCTGTCCTCCCGCTCTACCCCGCAGGATTTCGAGCGTGGACGTGAAGTCGGTTTCAATGACTATGTAACAAAACTTGACCGTGAGATGCTGCTGGAAACCATTAACCAGCAGATCGGCAACAAAGTAACAGCAGCTTAG
- a CDS encoding Mov34/MPN/PAD-1 family protein — MTLRVPRSCLDQIRAAGQDAYPLEACGLLIGRDGEVMQVVPADNISATPDKAFEVDPQTLIHWQKKLRGTGRCILGSYHSHPDHPAAPSGRDRVRITEDGQLWVILSVTPDGAGEINFFQAQEGDFAPLKVSVF, encoded by the coding sequence ATGACCCTGCGCGTTCCCCGAAGCTGTCTCGATCAGATCAGGGCCGCGGGGCAGGATGCCTATCCCCTGGAAGCCTGCGGCCTGCTGATCGGCCGGGACGGGGAGGTTATGCAGGTGGTGCCCGCAGACAATATCTCCGCCACCCCGGACAAGGCCTTCGAGGTCGATCCGCAAACTCTCATTCACTGGCAAAAGAAACTGCGCGGCACCGGCCGCTGCATCCTTGGTTCCTATCACAGCCATCCCGACCATCCGGCCGCCCCGTCAGGGCGGGACCGGGTCCGCATCACGGAAGACGGTCAGCTCTGGGTAATCCTGTCGGTGACACCGGACGGGGCGGGGGAGATCAATTTTTTTCAGGCACAGGAGGGCGATTTCGCCCCCCTGAAGGTTTCAGTCTTCTGA
- a CDS encoding chemotaxis protein CheW has translation MTTSVNNNDFVTIRLAGQLCGIPVLTVHDVLSSQKITKIPLAPGYVAGVLNLRGRIVTAINLRKRLGLPEADSSGENMSVVVEHNGEPYSLLIDDIGDVLSLPEEAYERNPVTLDACWQEVSGGIYRLEKELLVILDVQKLLNYGADQAAAA, from the coding sequence ATGACAACAAGCGTAAATAACAATGATTTTGTAACCATACGTCTTGCCGGCCAACTGTGCGGCATCCCGGTTCTCACTGTGCATGATGTTCTGTCTTCACAGAAGATCACCAAGATCCCCCTGGCGCCCGGCTATGTCGCCGGTGTCCTGAACCTGAGGGGACGGATTGTGACGGCGATCAACCTGCGCAAGCGCCTTGGCCTTCCGGAAGCCGATAGCAGCGGCGAAAATATGAGTGTCGTTGTCGAGCACAATGGTGAACCCTATAGCCTGTTAATTGATGATATAGGGGACGTGCTCTCTCTGCCTGAGGAAGCATATGAGCGTAATCCGGTGACACTGGATGCCTGTTGGCAAGAGGTTTCCGGCGGCATTTACCGTCTGGAAAAAGAGCTTCTTGTTATCCTGGATGTTCAAAAATTACTAAATTACGGGGCAGATCAAGCTGCAGCAGCATAA
- a CDS encoding RluA family pseudouridine synthase, producing the protein MTNNDPEIYELTVEDEARGLRLDKFLAEKLPELSRSRLKQLITDGQVSTGPEKAQQTINDPSHRVKPDEQFRVKIPDLTEPDPEGEDIPLDIVYEDDQLIVLNKKAGMVVHPAPGSWHGTLVNALIHHCGDSLSGINGVKRPGIVHRIDKDTSGLMVVAKTDRAHKKLAKQFANHSMERAYLAVVWGVPNPADGFIEANIGRDPHNRLRMGVVKEGGKYALTNYRVVRRLEPPRQVQKVTGGKKIKAAALPPSISLVECELETGRTHQVRVHMSAAGHPLVGDPLYGRRSPPMKNFSEKARKAIESFNRQALHAYVIGFKHPVTGEHLKFESELPYDMKRLIAALES; encoded by the coding sequence ATGACGAACAATGATCCTGAAATATATGAACTGACGGTGGAAGACGAGGCCCGTGGCCTGCGTCTCGACAAATTCCTGGCCGAAAAGCTGCCGGAACTCAGCCGTTCACGCCTGAAACAGCTGATCACCGACGGACAGGTCTCGACCGGCCCGGAAAAAGCTCAGCAGACAATAAACGACCCGTCCCACCGGGTCAAACCGGATGAGCAGTTCCGGGTCAAAATTCCCGACCTCACCGAGCCGGATCCGGAGGGCGAGGATATCCCGCTCGACATCGTCTATGAGGATGACCAGCTGATCGTGCTCAACAAAAAGGCCGGCATGGTGGTGCATCCCGCCCCCGGCAGCTGGCACGGCACCCTGGTCAACGCCCTGATCCACCATTGCGGCGACAGCCTGTCCGGCATCAACGGCGTCAAGCGCCCGGGCATCGTCCACCGCATCGACAAGGACACCAGCGGCCTGATGGTGGTGGCCAAGACCGACAGGGCGCACAAGAAGCTGGCCAAGCAGTTCGCCAACCACTCCATGGAGCGGGCCTACCTCGCCGTGGTCTGGGGCGTACCCAACCCGGCCGACGGTTTTATCGAGGCCAATATCGGCCGCGATCCCCATAACCGCCTGCGCATGGGCGTGGTCAAGGAAGGCGGCAAATACGCCCTGACCAATTACCGGGTGGTGCGCCGGCTGGAGCCGCCGAGGCAGGTGCAGAAAGTGACCGGCGGCAAGAAAATCAAGGCCGCCGCCCTGCCGCCCAGCATCTCTTTGGTGGAATGCGAGCTGGAAACCGGCCGCACTCACCAGGTGCGGGTGCATATGTCCGCCGCCGGCCATCCGCTGGTCGGCGATCCTCTGTATGGCCGGCGCAGCCCGCCGATGAAAAATTTCTCGGAAAAGGCGAGAAAAGCCATCGAGTCGTTCAACCGCCAGGCGCTTCACGCCTATGTGATCGGATTCAAGCATCCCGTGACCGGCGAACACTTGAAATTTGAATCAGAACTCCCATATGACATGAAACGCCTTATTGCTGCCCTGGAAAGCTGA
- a CDS encoding acyl-CoA thioesterase, translating to MTDSSPIRFSAPFQVAWRDLDANNHMANISYFSFAAQARSLFFAEHGFGPEAFEAAGIGPATLEETMRYHREMKFLEKFTVDFLVAGINGKNSRYIITNRLRGEDGELRAELRTHFVWMDLASRRAIPAPEPLAALMDRLEKTEDFEEL from the coding sequence ATGACTGACAGCAGCCCGATACGCTTTTCCGCGCCGTTCCAGGTGGCCTGGCGCGATCTGGACGCCAATAATCATATGGCCAATATCTCCTATTTCTCCTTTGCGGCCCAGGCGCGCTCCCTGTTCTTTGCCGAACATGGCTTCGGGCCGGAGGCGTTCGAGGCGGCGGGCATCGGCCCGGCCACCCTCGAGGAGACCATGCGCTACCACAGGGAAATGAAATTCCTCGAGAAATTCACCGTCGATTTTCTGGTCGCCGGCATCAACGGCAAGAACAGCCGCTATATCATCACCAACCGCCTCCGGGGCGAGGACGGCGAGCTCAGGGCCGAGCTGCGCACCCATTTTGTGTGGATGGACCTTGCGAGCAGGCGCGCGATCCCGGCGCCGGAGCCGCTGGCGGCGCTGATGGACCGGCTCGAGAAGACCGAGGATTTTGAAGAGCTGTAA
- the cysQ gene encoding 3'(2'),5'-bisphosphate nucleotidase CysQ, which yields MTEQPVDFQKLADVLVPTAIAAGRKIMEIYAQDFEVVYKDDTSPVTVADEAAEKIILADLEPLTPEIPVVAEESAAAGHIPDVDNRFWLVDPLDGTKEFIKKGSDFTVNIALVEDRLPVFGIVYAPALGKLYLAKSADEALIMDVDSDGVPSNATPITVRDVPASGIVGVASKSHRDEATNEFLDRYGISDTKSIGSSLKFCLVASAEADIYPRFGPTMEWDTGAGHAVLRAAGGEVVNPDGSPFLYGKNDFRNGPFIANGKVAL from the coding sequence ATGACCGAGCAGCCCGTTGATTTTCAGAAACTTGCAGACGTGCTTGTCCCCACCGCTATTGCGGCAGGCCGCAAAATCATGGAGATATACGCCCAGGACTTTGAGGTGGTGTATAAAGACGATACCTCGCCGGTAACCGTGGCCGATGAAGCGGCGGAAAAAATCATCCTTGCCGACCTGGAGCCATTAACCCCGGAAATCCCGGTGGTGGCGGAAGAGAGTGCTGCCGCCGGTCATATCCCCGATGTGGACAACCGCTTCTGGCTGGTCGATCCGCTGGACGGCACCAAGGAGTTTATCAAGAAAGGCTCCGATTTTACCGTCAACATCGCGCTGGTGGAAGATCGCCTGCCGGTGTTCGGCATTGTCTATGCCCCGGCGCTTGGAAAGCTCTATCTGGCCAAGTCCGCCGACGAGGCTCTGATCATGGATGTGGATAGTGACGGCGTGCCGTCAAATGCCACCCCGATCACCGTGCGCGACGTGCCGGCAAGCGGCATTGTCGGGGTTGCCAGCAAGTCCCACCGGGACGAGGCCACCAACGAATTCCTCGACCGATACGGCATCAGCGACACCAAATCCATCGGCAGTTCCCTGAAGTTCTGCCTGGTGGCCAGCGCCGAAGCCGACATCTATCCCCGGTTCGGCCCGACCATGGAATGGGACACCGGGGCCGGCCATGCGGTGCTGCGCGCCGCCGGCGGAGAGGTGGTCAATCCGGACGGCTCGCCGTTCCTGTACGGCAAGAATGATTTCCGCAACGGCCCGTTCATCGCCAACGGCAAGGTGGCTCTATAA
- a CDS encoding DUF3253 domain-containing protein, whose translation MTDEQDEKTEDYVISYIMEAIEDGKTAAPRDIAIMIANDRAPKDAPQDYWRKYMLAVKQQAKHLARQGRISILRRGEPIDPEKMKGLVKFSAPVEGVSFPKREKSED comes from the coding sequence ATGACCGACGAGCAGGACGAAAAAACCGAAGACTATGTGATCAGCTATATCATGGAGGCGATCGAGGACGGCAAGACCGCCGCGCCCCGGGATATCGCCATCATGATCGCCAACGACCGCGCCCCCAAGGACGCGCCGCAGGATTACTGGCGCAAATATATGCTGGCGGTCAAGCAGCAGGCCAAGCATCTGGCGAGGCAGGGCCGGATCAGCATCCTGCGCCGCGGCGAACCGATCGATCCGGAAAAAATGAAGGGTCTGGTGAAATTCTCCGCGCCGGTTGAAGGCGTCAGTTTCCCCAAACGGGAAAAGTCAGAAGACTGA
- a CDS encoding histidine phosphotransferase family protein, producing the protein MKDIEFAALLCSRLCHDLISPVGAIANGIEILADEDDEMMRTEVLKLLDQSASQTSNRLQFFRLAFGAAGGFGEEVPLDEAEKAARALFAASKVDVDWKPQVGMMNKDAIKLLLNLVLLAGESLIRGGEMTIEVEDLGENILINVTVTGDKVIFQDKISEALLGNVDEQAIEPKTAPAFLARNVAEKIGASISKTDHSEQSFTLSASYPSAQ; encoded by the coding sequence ATGAAAGATATCGAATTCGCCGCCCTCCTGTGTTCACGCCTGTGCCATGACCTGATCAGCCCGGTGGGCGCCATCGCCAACGGCATTGAAATCCTGGCGGACGAAGACGATGAGATGATGCGCACAGAGGTTCTCAAGCTGCTCGATCAGAGCGCGTCGCAGACGTCGAACCGGCTGCAGTTTTTCCGGCTTGCCTTTGGCGCGGCCGGCGGTTTTGGCGAGGAGGTGCCGCTGGATGAGGCGGAGAAGGCCGCCCGGGCCCTGTTTGCCGCGTCCAAGGTGGATGTGGACTGGAAGCCGCAGGTCGGCATGATGAACAAGGACGCGATCAAGCTGCTGCTGAATTTGGTGCTTTTGGCCGGGGAAAGCCTGATCCGCGGTGGCGAAATGACCATTGAAGTAGAGGATCTCGGCGAAAATATCCTGATCAATGTAACCGTCACCGGCGACAAGGTGATTTTCCAGGACAAAATCAGTGAAGCCCTGTTGGGCAATGTTGATGAACAGGCCATCGAGCCGAAGACCGCCCCGGCGTTCCTGGCCAGGAATGTGGCCGAGAAGATCGGTGCCAGCATCAGTAAAACCGATCATAGCGAACAGAGTTTCACCCTGTCGGCTTCCTATCCTTCCGCGCAGTAG
- the rpoH gene encoding RNA polymerase sigma factor RpoH, whose amino-acid sequence MSSKDMPVLTPEGSLTRYLQDIRKFPMLKPEQEFMLAKAWREHGDTDAAHQLVTSHLRLVAKIAMGYRGYGLPIGELISEGNVGMMQAVKRFDPDRGFRLATYAMWWIRASIQEYILRSWSLVKIGTTAAQKKLFFNLRRLKGQLEAVDEGDLHPDQVTEIATRLDVSENDVVQMNRRLAGADHSLNAPMRADAEGEWQDWLVDEDSVDQETAFAENEELDYRRTLMADAMKGLNEREQHILTERRLKDNPSTLEELSQVYNISRERVRQIEVRAFEKLQKAMTDAAREQQAAALAHNAE is encoded by the coding sequence ATGTCCAGTAAAGACATGCCCGTATTAACGCCGGAAGGCAGCCTCACCAGGTACCTGCAGGATATCCGTAAGTTTCCGATGCTCAAGCCGGAACAGGAATTCATGCTGGCCAAGGCCTGGCGCGAGCATGGCGACACCGACGCCGCCCATCAGCTGGTGACCTCTCACCTGCGCCTGGTGGCCAAGATCGCCATGGGGTACCGCGGCTACGGCCTGCCCATCGGCGAACTGATTTCCGAAGGCAATGTCGGCATGATGCAGGCGGTCAAGCGCTTTGACCCGGACCGCGGTTTCCGGCTCGCCACCTATGCCATGTGGTGGATCCGGGCCAGCATCCAGGAATATATCCTGCGCTCATGGTCTCTGGTTAAAATCGGCACCACCGCCGCCCAGAAAAAACTGTTTTTCAACCTGCGCCGCCTCAAGGGCCAGCTGGAGGCCGTCGATGAAGGCGACCTGCATCCGGACCAGGTGACCGAGATCGCCACCCGGCTCGATGTGTCGGAAAATGACGTGGTGCAGATGAACCGCCGCCTCGCCGGCGCCGACCACAGCCTCAACGCCCCCATGCGGGCCGATGCGGAAGGCGAATGGCAGGACTGGCTGGTGGACGAAGACAGCGTCGATCAGGAAACCGCCTTCGCCGAGAACGAGGAGCTGGATTACCGCCGCACCCTGATGGCCGACGCCATGAAAGGCCTCAACGAGCGCGAACAGCATATCCTGACCGAACGCCGCCTCAAGGACAATCCGTCCACGCTGGAGGAGCTTTCCCAGGTCTATAACATCAGCCGCGAGCGGGTCCGCCAGATCGAGGTCCGGGCGTTCGAGAAACTGCAGAAAGCCATGACCGATGCGGCCAGGGAACAGCAGGCCGCCGCCCTCGCCCATAACGCCGAATAA
- a CDS encoding LysE family translocator, which translates to MSPVYLLWGVLIGIIVAAPMGPVNILCIRRTLTHGPMNGFVIGMGAACADTIFGAIAAFGLAGVTHLLNDYSLWVELVGGVILLAVGLRIWNSHPHLTDARDDASDRIKASIGAFLLTITNPMTILGFVAIFAGLGLGNMAKTPLNGILLVAGVLLGSALWWFVLTEGVGHMKKKLTDDHLLWINRGCSVVVIGFGVWALGKNVPLML; encoded by the coding sequence ATGTCGCCAGTATACCTGTTATGGGGAGTCCTGATCGGGATCATCGTCGCCGCGCCCATGGGGCCGGTCAATATCCTCTGTATCCGCCGCACCCTGACCCACGGGCCCATGAACGGCTTTGTCATCGGCATGGGCGCGGCCTGCGCCGATACCATCTTTGGCGCCATTGCCGCTTTCGGCCTGGCCGGCGTGACCCACCTGCTGAACGACTACAGCCTGTGGGTGGAACTGGTCGGCGGCGTGATCCTGCTGGCGGTGGGGCTCAGGATCTGGAACAGCCATCCGCACCTGACCGACGCCAGGGATGACGCCAGCGACCGCATCAAGGCCTCCATCGGTGCCTTCCTGCTGACCATCACCAATCCCATGACCATCCTCGGCTTTGTCGCCATCTTTGCCGGGCTCGGCCTGGGCAATATGGCCAAGACCCCCTTAAACGGCATCCTGCTGGTGGCCGGGGTGCTGCTGGGTTCGGCGCTGTGGTGGTTTGTCCTTACCGAGGGCGTCGGCCATATGAAAAAGAAGCTGACCGACGATCACCTGCTGTGGATCAACCGCGGCTGCAGCGTCGTGGTGATCGGTTTCGGAGTGTGGGCGCTCGGCAAGAATGTGCCCCTGATGTTATAG
- a CDS encoding protein-glutamate methylesterase/protein-glutamine glutaminase, whose protein sequence is MVVDDSAVVRGLIAKWLGDDPSVEVVATASNGEMALKNLAGADPEIVVLDIEMPVMDGLTALPKILEHSNEIQVLMASTLTKRNAEISMRALSMGAADYVSKPETTREVTTSLSFQQELVGKVVNLAAARRLQNGGKVYRGKGSNSLNEDILPQVSSRGVVAKRKMSSSLPRIIGVGSSTGGPQALLKFLNSMKDELRLPVLITQHMPSAFTSILADHLAKATGLPCKQAENGDIIHTGHVYVAPGDYHMIVVNEGGKKVIRLNQDEPENFCRPAVDPMFRSLAKLFGPSVLGVILTGMGHDGLKGSQEIVDAGGTVIAQDEASSIVWGMPGAVSQAGLCSAVLPLDEIGAKVIDITMGEAV, encoded by the coding sequence ATGGTAGTCGATGATTCTGCAGTCGTCAGGGGACTTATTGCCAAGTGGCTGGGAGATGATCCCAGTGTCGAGGTTGTGGCGACAGCCAGCAACGGGGAAATGGCATTGAAAAACCTGGCTGGCGCCGACCCGGAAATTGTGGTCCTGGATATTGAAATGCCGGTCATGGATGGCCTGACGGCATTGCCTAAAATACTTGAACACAGCAACGAGATCCAGGTACTCATGGCCTCTACTCTTACCAAACGCAACGCGGAAATCAGTATGCGCGCCCTGTCCATGGGGGCCGCTGATTATGTTTCCAAACCGGAAACAACCCGTGAAGTGACCACATCGCTCAGCTTCCAGCAGGAGCTTGTCGGCAAGGTCGTTAATCTTGCCGCAGCACGGCGTCTGCAGAATGGCGGCAAAGTATACAGGGGCAAGGGTTCAAACAGCCTGAATGAAGATATTCTGCCCCAGGTCTCCAGCCGCGGCGTCGTCGCCAAGCGCAAGATGTCATCCTCACTGCCCAGGATTATTGGCGTGGGCAGCTCCACAGGCGGACCCCAGGCTCTTCTCAAGTTCCTGAATTCCATGAAGGACGAATTGCGTCTGCCGGTTCTGATCACGCAGCATATGCCGTCCGCTTTCACCAGTATACTGGCCGATCATCTCGCCAAGGCGACCGGTCTGCCCTGTAAACAGGCGGAAAATGGTGACATCATTCACACCGGCCATGTTTATGTTGCGCCGGGGGATTACCACATGATTGTGGTCAACGAAGGCGGCAAAAAAGTCATCCGGCTGAATCAGGACGAGCCGGAGAATTTCTGTCGCCCGGCTGTGGACCCGATGTTCAGAAGCCTGGCAAAACTATTCGGCCCTTCCGTTCTGGGGGTTATCCTGACAGGTATGGGCCATGACGGTCTGAAAGGCAGCCAGGAAATTGTCGATGCGGGAGGGACTGTGATCGCACAAGATGAGGCAAGCAGCATTGTCTGGGGAATGCCCGGGGCGGTAAGTCAGGCAGGACTGTGCAGCGCGGTGTTGCCGTTGGATGAAATTGGGGCGAAAGTAATTGATATAACCATGGGAGAAGCAGTATGA
- a CDS encoding DUF6265 family protein, with product MLLDRHFLLVLAFAILPLSARAEPPCPLGSLEWMLGNWVQKDETSRTIETWLRRSPDRFTGLGETKTLATGEVTFHEDMNLVERQDGIFYIVLASQNDDPVSFRLTSCGPQEAVFENPDHDFPMRLHYALRGGNLWADVRGANGEGFEVTFTPDSPSD from the coding sequence ATGCTGCTGGACCGCCATTTTCTGCTTGTGCTCGCTTTTGCCATCCTGCCGCTTTCCGCCCGGGCGGAACCGCCCTGCCCGCTCGGCAGTCTGGAGTGGATGCTGGGCAACTGGGTACAGAAGGACGAGACCAGCCGGACCATAGAAACCTGGCTCAGACGGTCTCCGGACCGCTTTACCGGGCTCGGAGAGACCAAAACACTGGCCACGGGTGAAGTCACCTTCCACGAAGACATGAACCTTGTGGAGCGCCAGGACGGTATCTTCTATATCGTCCTGGCGTCCCAGAATGACGACCCGGTTTCCTTCCGCCTGACCTCCTGCGGCCCGCAGGAAGCGGTGTTTGAAAATCCGGACCATGATTTCCCAATGCGGCTTCATTATGCGCTCCGCGGCGGCAATCTGTGGGCCGATGTACGCGGTGCCAACGGTGAAGGATTTGAAGTCACCTTCACACCGGACAGCCCGTCCGACTAG